In a single window of the Callithrix jacchus isolate 240 chromosome 1, calJac240_pri, whole genome shotgun sequence genome:
- the LOC100396477 gene encoding LOW QUALITY PROTEIN: olfactory receptor 1L1 (The sequence of the model RefSeq protein was modified relative to this genomic sequence to represent the inferred CDS: inserted 1 base in 1 codon; substituted 1 base at 1 genomic stop codon), with amino-acid sequence MTMGRNNLTRPSEFILLGLSSQPKHQKPLFAVFLPIYLVTMIGNLLIILAIRSDTHLQTPMYFFLSILSFVDICYMTVIIPKMLANFLSETKTISYAEYLTQMXFFIAFGNTXYLLAAMAIDCYVTICNLFHYITVMSHRCCVLLLILSFCIPHLHSLLHILLTNQLIFCASKIIHHFFCDDQPVLKLSCSSHFVKEIMVMTEGLVVIMTTFSCIIISYLRILITVLKIPSAAGKHKAFSTCGSHLTVMTLLYGSISYVYFQPLSNYTVKDRIAMIIDTILTAMLNPFIYSLRNRDMKQGLTKLMHRLKCQ; translated from the exons ATGACTATGGGAAGAAATAACCTAACAAGACCCTCTGAATTCATCCTCCTTGGACTCTCCTCTCAACCTAAGCATCAGAAGCCACTCTTTGCTGTGTTTCTCCCCATCTACCTTGTCACAATGATAGGAAACCTACTCATCATCCTGGCCATCCGCTCAGACACTCATCTCCAGACACCCATGTACTTCTTTCTAAGCATCCTGTCTTTTGTTGACATTTGCTATATGACAGTCATTATCCCTAAGATGCTGGCAAACTTCTTATCAGAGACAAAGACCATCTCTTATGCTGAGTATCTGACCCAGATGTAGTTTTTCATAGCCTTTGGAAACA GTTACCTGTTAGCAGCCATGGCCATTGACTGCTACGTGACCATATGTAATCTCTTCCACTACATCACCGTTATGAGTCACAGATGTTGTGTCTTGCTTCTGATTCTCTCCTTCTGCATTCCACATTTACACTCCCTCCTGCACATTCTTCTGACTAATCAACTCATCTTCTGTGCCTCCAAAATCATCCATCACTTTTTCTGTGATGATCAACCAGTGCTAAAATTGTCCTGTTCCTCCCATTTTGTCAAAGAAATCATGGTAATGACAGAAGGCTTGGTGGTCATAATGACCACCTTTTCATGCATCATCATCTCTTACTTAAGAATCCTCATCACTGTTCTAAAGATTCCTTCAGCAGCTGGAAAGCATAAAGCGTTTTCTACCTGTGGCTCTCATCTCACAGTAATGACCCTGCTTTATGGAAGCATTAGCTATGTCTATTTTCAGCCCCTGTCCAACTATACTGTCAAGGATCGAATAGCAATGATTATTGACACCATATTGACTGCAATGCTAAATCCATTTATCTATAGTCTGAGGAACAGAGACATGAAGCAGGGTTTGACAAAGCTGATGCACAGGTTGAAATGTCAATAA
- the OR1L3 gene encoding olfactory receptor 1L3 has protein sequence MGISNLTTLSEFTLLGLSSRSEDQRPLFALFLVIYLVTLIGNLLIILAIHSDPRLQNPMYFFLSILSFADICYTTVIVPKMLVNFLSEKKTISYAECLAQMYFFLVFGNIDSYLLAAMAIDRCVAICNPFHYVTVMNRRCCVLLLAFLITFSYLHSLLHVLLVNRLTFCASNVIHHFFCDVNPLLKISCSSTFVNEIVAMTEGLASVMAPFVCIIISYLRILIAVLKIPSAAGKHKAFSTCSSHLTMVILFYGSISYVYLHPLSSYTVKARIATINYTMLTSMLNPFIYSLRNKDMKRGLQKLINKIKSQMGRFSTKTNKICGP, from the coding sequence ATGGGAATATCCAACCTGACAACACTCTCTGAATTTACCCTCTTGGGACTCTCCTCTCGGTCTGAGGACCAGAGGCCACTCTTTGCCTTATTTCTTGTCATATACCTGGTCACTTTGATTGGAAATCTTCTCATCATCTTGGCTATCCACTCTGATCCTCGACTTCAAAATCCTATGTATTTTTTCCTAAGCATCTTGTCCTTTGCTGATATTTGCTACACAACAGTCATAGTCCCCAAGATGCTTGTGAACTTCTTATCAGAGAAAAAGACCATTTCCTATGCTGAATGTCTGGCACAGatgtatttctttctggtttttggaaACATAGATAGTTATCTCCTGGCAGCTATGGCCATCGACCGCTGCGTAGCCATTTGTAACCCATTCCATTATGTCACTGTTATGAACCGCAGATGCTGTGTGTTGCTACTGGCCTTCCTCATCACTTTCTCCTATCTCCACTCTCTCCTACATGTCCTACTGGTGAATCGGCTCACCTTCTGTGCATCAAATGTTATCCATCACTTTTTTTGTGATGTCAACCCTCTGCTGAAAATATCCTGCTCCTCTACCTTTGTCAATGAAATTGTGGCCATGACAGAAGGGCTGGCCTCTGTGATGGCTCCATTTGTCTGTATCATCATCTCTTATCTAAGAATTCTCATTGCTGTTCTCAAGATTCCCTCAGCAGCCGGGAAACACAAAGCCTTCTCCACCTGCAGCTCCCATCTCACCATGGTGATTCTGTTTTATGGGAGTATTAGCTATGTCTATTTGCACCCTTTGTCCAGCTATACTGTCAAGGCCCGAATAGCAACAATCAACTACACTATGTTGACATCAATGTTGAACCCATTTATCTACAGTTTAAGAAACAAAGACATGAAACGGGGCTTACAGAAACTGATAAACAAGATTAAGTCTCAAATGGGTAGGTTTTCTACAAAGACCAATAAAATCTGTGGGCCCTGA